Proteins encoded by one window of Ochrobactrum sp. BTU1:
- a CDS encoding FAD-dependent oxidoreductase — MIIILGERRKKIFMFDVDWKTPHLWRKTAPNRTPASKLIGEHRTDLLVVGGGFTGMAAALGARDCGSNVILLEGNEIGSSASGRNNGLVISHHSKASPSEFESTYGKKMGGRFNEMVAESGAVAFRLMQRFGIDAHQVQNGWIQPAHNTATLKRARQFCDEWKVLGADVQWMSRDEVSSRVGSPYLGGWIVKNSGHINPFALTIGLAKALEDQGVRIFENSKALSLEKSGSGWRVRTANGTVFASKVALATNALTDKLWPGLKQTLIPFKVFQAATEPLSDELRSRILAGNPAVSDMRNDLRYFHYDCDNRLVSGGTHSFWYNEAERGRHKVAQLLKKAFSAFDHTPKITEYWHGTFAVVPDRSPRLYRLAPGLVFGGIYSGRGVALSMSLGQAIGRWAIEHDQDDQMPLPVTNMQTIPFHPIATQVANRMHAWNRIKDSLGT, encoded by the coding sequence GTGATCATTATCTTGGGGGAGCGTCGGAAGAAAATATTCATGTTTGACGTAGATTGGAAAACACCACATCTTTGGCGTAAGACGGCGCCTAACCGAACCCCAGCTTCAAAACTGATCGGTGAACATCGCACAGACCTTCTTGTTGTGGGCGGTGGTTTTACCGGCATGGCGGCTGCCTTGGGTGCTCGCGATTGCGGCTCGAATGTCATTTTGCTGGAAGGTAATGAGATAGGTTCTTCGGCTTCAGGTCGAAACAACGGGTTGGTCATATCACATCATTCCAAGGCTTCACCAAGCGAGTTTGAGTCTACTTATGGCAAGAAGATGGGTGGTCGATTTAATGAAATGGTTGCAGAGTCTGGAGCCGTTGCTTTTCGACTAATGCAACGATTTGGCATCGATGCGCATCAGGTCCAGAATGGATGGATCCAGCCAGCGCATAATACGGCGACTTTAAAGCGTGCCCGTCAGTTTTGCGACGAGTGGAAGGTGCTGGGTGCGGACGTTCAATGGATGAGCCGCGACGAGGTCTCGTCAAGGGTTGGTAGCCCTTATCTTGGGGGATGGATTGTCAAAAACTCTGGTCACATCAATCCCTTCGCTTTGACGATAGGTTTGGCAAAAGCGCTTGAAGATCAAGGTGTAAGAATATTTGAGAATTCAAAAGCGCTATCCCTTGAGAAAAGTGGCAGCGGATGGCGGGTGAGGACAGCCAACGGTACGGTTTTTGCGTCGAAGGTGGCTTTGGCGACCAATGCGCTCACTGATAAACTTTGGCCGGGGTTAAAACAGACGCTGATCCCGTTTAAAGTTTTTCAAGCCGCGACTGAGCCTTTGTCGGATGAGCTTCGTTCGCGCATACTTGCTGGTAACCCGGCTGTGTCAGACATGCGCAACGACCTGCGTTATTTTCATTACGATTGCGACAATCGTCTTGTTAGTGGCGGTACTCACAGTTTCTGGTATAATGAAGCTGAACGCGGTCGTCACAAGGTTGCACAACTCTTGAAGAAAGCATTTTCGGCGTTCGACCATACTCCGAAAATTACTGAATACTGGCATGGGACCTTTGCGGTGGTTCCCGATCGCAGTCCTCGACTGTACAGATTAGCACCAGGTCTCGTCTTCGGCGGTATCTATTCTGGCCGTGGTGTGGCACTCTCAATGTCTTTGGGCCAGGCAATAGGGCGTTGGGCGATTGAGCATGATCAGGATGATCAGATGCCGCTACCGGTGACAAACATGCAGACCATTCCGTTCCATCCTATTGCTACGCAAGTCGCAAATCGTATGCATGCTTGGAACCGAATAAAAGATTCACTTGGTACATAA
- a CDS encoding ABC transporter ATP-binding protein, whose product MLKIAGLSSGYGRVGVLEGVNLEVDPHEIVVILGPNGAGKTTLLNSISGVAQTTAGSIQFDGKDITGAKPEQVVRMGLTHCPEGRQIFQRLTVEENLIAAHVGRVGKSFETLREEVFELFPVLKERRNGMASRMSGGQQQMLAIGRALMSEPKLLMLDEPSLGLAPKIIHQIFRIILDLSQAGISILLVEQNVQLALECGDYAYLLNTGRVRLHAPAQEMIEHSDLSDHYLGGASEENIHV is encoded by the coding sequence CTGCTGAAGATCGCCGGACTAAGCTCGGGTTACGGCCGCGTCGGCGTTCTTGAAGGCGTGAATTTGGAGGTTGATCCTCATGAGATCGTTGTTATTCTTGGGCCAAATGGCGCGGGTAAGACCACGTTGCTAAATTCGATCTCCGGCGTCGCGCAAACGACCGCTGGCTCGATCCAGTTTGATGGCAAGGACATCACAGGCGCCAAGCCTGAGCAGGTTGTCCGGATGGGCCTGACCCATTGCCCGGAAGGCCGCCAAATCTTCCAGCGTCTCACAGTGGAAGAAAATCTGATTGCCGCGCATGTTGGTCGAGTGGGAAAGAGCTTTGAAACGCTTCGTGAAGAAGTCTTCGAGCTGTTTCCAGTCCTCAAAGAACGACGCAATGGTATGGCAAGCCGGATGTCGGGTGGCCAGCAGCAGATGTTGGCCATTGGACGTGCACTAATGTCTGAACCCAAACTGTTAATGTTGGATGAGCCATCGTTGGGTCTTGCACCAAAAATCATCCATCAGATTTTTCGAATTATCCTTGACCTGTCACAGGCTGGCATTTCCATCCTGCTTGTCGAGCAGAACGTCCAACTGGCACTTGAGTGCGGTGACTACGCGTATCTTCTCAACACTGGTCGTGTTCGATTGCATGCACCAGCGCAAGAAATGATAGAGCATTCCGATTTAAGTGATCATTATCTTGGGGGAGCGTCGGAAGAAAATATTCATGTTTGA
- a CDS encoding ABC transporter ATP-binding protein — translation MTLAFKNLRKQYGEVVATDNVTTQFASGLIHGIIGPNGAGKSTLINMTAGSYEVSSGSIILDGQHLENLKKYQIANSGVARTYQNIRLFDQMTVLENLEVCFYPEDVKNTWKEVLWPPFSRAELARRRAICMETLELFNLQGYADLEAGSLSYGRQRMLEIARALVRNPRVLLLDEPAAGLNHHETAELTQQLAALRSPDRIMIVVEHDMDLVMTVCDNIVVMHHGKLLFEGTPEQVQANPDVQLAYLGTDNDIDEIRTAAEDRRTKLGLRPRRRS, via the coding sequence ATGACGCTTGCCTTCAAAAATCTGCGCAAGCAGTACGGCGAAGTTGTAGCAACGGACAATGTTACAACACAGTTCGCATCTGGTTTGATCCACGGCATTATCGGCCCGAATGGTGCTGGAAAGTCGACTTTGATCAATATGACTGCCGGTTCTTACGAGGTTTCTTCTGGCTCAATTATTCTTGATGGGCAGCATCTTGAGAACCTGAAGAAGTATCAGATTGCCAATTCGGGCGTCGCGCGCACCTATCAGAATATTAGGCTATTCGACCAAATGACTGTGCTCGAAAATCTGGAGGTGTGTTTTTATCCCGAGGACGTAAAGAACACGTGGAAAGAGGTTCTTTGGCCACCATTTAGTCGCGCAGAACTTGCTAGGCGGCGAGCGATATGTATGGAAACACTCGAGTTGTTCAACCTCCAGGGCTATGCAGACCTGGAAGCTGGCAGCTTGTCTTATGGGCGACAGCGTATGCTGGAAATCGCGCGAGCTCTAGTCCGAAACCCGCGGGTGCTGCTGCTCGATGAACCCGCAGCCGGTTTAAATCATCATGAAACTGCAGAGCTGACACAGCAATTGGCCGCGCTTCGTTCTCCTGATCGGATCATGATCGTCGTTGAGCACGATATGGATCTGGTTATGACTGTTTGCGATAATATCGTGGTGATGCACCACGGCAAACTGCTTTTTGAAGGAACACCTGAGCAGGTTCAGGCAAATCCCGACGTTCAACTCGCCTATCTGGGGACAGACAATGACATCGACGAAATCCGCACCGCTGCTGAAGATCGCCGGACTAAGCTCGGGTTACGGCCGCGTCGGCGTTCTTGA
- a CDS encoding branched-chain amino acid ABC transporter permease, with protein MSIDAASLTREKPRGRLAAFSVLAVVVALVIITPFLPNYHIRVVNGLLIYILLGIGLNIVIGYAGLLDLGFVAFYAVGAYTYALLASPQFDLHLPFFAILFIAVFMGAMMGILLGIPVLKLRGDYLAIVTLGFGEIIRIVVNNVDWLTGGPQGIARLDKLSIFGLDVSKPAQIYWLLLVTVFIVAIVVWRLEQSILGKAWSAVREDQDAARGIGINTTNAKLAAFATSASIGSIAGVIFAASQRFVSPESFTLQESVLIVLMIVIGGIGNILGIVAGATILIILPEILREFAEWRILFLGLLMVTLIIIRPAGIVPRSFGPDKLFKRLIGK; from the coding sequence ATGTCGATCGATGCTGCTTCATTAACAAGAGAAAAGCCAAGAGGGCGTTTGGCGGCATTTTCGGTGCTTGCCGTTGTTGTCGCTCTTGTCATTATAACCCCATTTTTGCCGAATTATCATATTCGGGTCGTTAATGGTTTGCTGATCTATATCCTCCTTGGGATTGGTCTCAATATAGTAATCGGCTATGCTGGTTTGCTTGATCTAGGCTTCGTCGCGTTTTACGCCGTTGGCGCTTATACCTACGCGCTACTTGCAAGTCCCCAGTTTGATCTTCATCTGCCTTTCTTTGCGATCCTGTTTATTGCTGTCTTTATGGGCGCGATGATGGGGATACTTCTGGGCATACCTGTTTTGAAACTTCGTGGGGACTACCTTGCAATTGTCACCTTAGGCTTTGGTGAGATCATTCGTATTGTTGTCAACAATGTTGATTGGCTTACAGGTGGGCCGCAGGGAATTGCACGTCTTGATAAGTTGTCAATCTTTGGGCTCGACGTCAGTAAGCCAGCTCAAATTTATTGGTTGCTTCTGGTTACCGTTTTCATTGTCGCAATCGTTGTTTGGCGCTTAGAACAATCCATTCTAGGCAAAGCATGGTCTGCGGTGCGCGAGGATCAGGACGCTGCGCGTGGAATTGGGATCAACACAACGAATGCCAAGCTTGCGGCCTTTGCAACCTCTGCATCGATCGGTTCGATTGCAGGTGTCATTTTTGCCGCTTCACAAAGGTTCGTAAGCCCAGAAAGTTTTACGTTGCAGGAATCCGTACTCATCGTTTTGATGATTGTGATCGGCGGCATTGGAAATATTCTCGGAATTGTGGCTGGTGCAACAATCTTGATCATTCTGCCCGAAATTCTACGCGAGTTTGCCGAATGGAGAATTTTGTTCCTTGGACTGTTGATGGTCACACTTATCATAATTCGGCCAGCCGGTATCGTACCACGCAGCTTTGGCCCGGATAAGCTATTCAAGAGGCTAATCGGAAAATGA
- a CDS encoding branched-chain amino acid ABC transporter permease — MLGTFIQQTVNALTIGSLYALIALGYTMVYGVLRMINFSHAEMFMLGAYAAFFGLVLLVGQIGDAGTIALTVVFFLAIITVGLIGVGIEKVAYKPLRNSSRLAPMLSSLGVSLTLVTAIQILAGPQPIGFPSFFPSVRFEIFGATITAMQIGILISSFILMYGLHLVVNRSRIGVIVRAVAENRGTARLLGINVDLAISMVFFFGPLLGAAGGILYASYYGIMSPSMGAVIGLKAFTAAILGGIGSIPGAVIGAYILAFIEVGGVALLPIITGGTLGTEYRDVLSFAILILVLLVKPAGILGETVSEESMVYKREF; from the coding sequence ATGCTTGGAACGTTTATCCAACAAACAGTCAATGCTCTGACCATCGGTTCACTGTATGCCCTCATCGCACTCGGCTACACGATGGTCTACGGTGTGCTGCGAATGATCAACTTCTCTCATGCAGAAATGTTTATGCTGGGAGCCTATGCTGCATTCTTCGGACTAGTGCTTTTAGTGGGGCAGATCGGAGACGCCGGTACGATTGCTTTAACAGTAGTCTTCTTTCTGGCTATTATAACCGTTGGCCTTATAGGCGTGGGAATTGAAAAGGTGGCGTATAAGCCGCTGCGTAATTCATCTCGCTTAGCGCCGATGCTTTCGTCACTTGGTGTCTCGCTGACGCTTGTGACAGCAATTCAAATCTTGGCTGGTCCTCAGCCGATAGGCTTTCCAAGCTTTTTCCCGTCAGTACGCTTTGAAATTTTTGGTGCAACAATCACAGCGATGCAGATCGGTATTTTGATCTCATCTTTCATACTCATGTACGGCTTGCATTTGGTCGTTAATCGGAGTCGAATAGGCGTCATTGTGCGTGCGGTTGCTGAAAATCGCGGGACTGCACGCCTATTGGGCATAAACGTCGATCTTGCTATCTCTATGGTATTCTTCTTTGGACCGCTTCTAGGGGCTGCTGGTGGTATTCTGTACGCTAGCTATTACGGTATCATGTCACCATCGATGGGCGCAGTGATTGGTCTCAAGGCATTTACTGCAGCCATTTTGGGCGGAATCGGGTCAATACCTGGTGCGGTGATCGGAGCTTATATTCTCGCATTCATCGAAGTTGGAGGCGTGGCACTGCTGCCAATTATTACGGGTGGAACATTGGGTACCGAATACCGTGATGTCCTGTCATTCGCGATCCTAATCTTAGTTCTGCTCGTCAAACCCGCTGGTATTCTTGGTGAGACAGTGTCCGAAGAAAGCATGGTCTATAAGAGGGAATTCTGA
- a CDS encoding branched-chain amino acid ABC transporter substrate-binding protein, whose translation MKTVLALCLGATLIAAPAIAEEVTIGIAAPLSGPQAYFGSTWHNGFKLYVEKLNAAGGVNGTKINIDQQDDKADPREATLVAQKFCDNDDVSIALVNFNSGVAQSTLPIYEDCELPNMTFASNPALTHMDYKFMVRPVGNDLTNARLPAEYALNKLGAKTALVVSDKQVFGQGVAEIFSENFKKGGGEIVDTLSVAPADVDFTAVLAKIKASNPDVIFIGAVMPQLSLFAKQMHEQGVKSQLIVPDGGYTPDFINQAGEANVQGVVMAIQVPPMDASPEIAEFAKAYKAKFGEEAGPYSIYGYVQGQILEEVIKTAKGFSREEMNAALHGVKVKTVVGDLEFDDIGELKVAPSYIYQVEGKDFTLKGSN comes from the coding sequence ATGAAGACTGTTTTGGCACTCTGTCTCGGCGCCACCTTAATTGCTGCTCCCGCAATAGCTGAGGAAGTAACCATTGGCATCGCCGCACCCTTGTCCGGTCCGCAAGCATATTTTGGATCGACCTGGCATAATGGTTTCAAGCTTTATGTCGAGAAGCTCAATGCCGCCGGTGGCGTCAATGGAACCAAGATAAATATTGATCAGCAAGATGATAAAGCTGACCCTCGGGAAGCTACACTCGTGGCGCAAAAATTCTGCGACAATGATGATGTCAGTATAGCACTGGTAAACTTCAATTCGGGTGTCGCTCAGTCGACCCTTCCGATCTATGAAGATTGCGAACTTCCGAATATGACATTCGCGTCAAACCCAGCTTTAACTCACATGGACTACAAGTTCATGGTTAGGCCGGTCGGCAATGATCTCACAAATGCACGCCTTCCAGCCGAGTATGCCCTCAACAAACTGGGCGCAAAAACGGCCTTGGTCGTCAGCGACAAACAGGTTTTTGGACAGGGCGTTGCGGAAATCTTTTCTGAAAATTTCAAGAAAGGCGGCGGCGAAATCGTCGACACGTTAAGTGTCGCACCAGCAGACGTTGATTTCACAGCAGTGCTAGCAAAAATCAAAGCAAGCAATCCTGACGTTATCTTTATTGGTGCGGTAATGCCGCAGCTGTCCCTTTTTGCCAAACAGATGCACGAGCAGGGTGTGAAGTCCCAGCTTATTGTTCCAGATGGCGGCTACACACCGGATTTCATCAATCAGGCCGGCGAAGCCAATGTTCAGGGTGTCGTGATGGCTATCCAGGTCCCTCCAATGGATGCTTCGCCTGAGATTGCTGAATTCGCTAAGGCGTATAAGGCGAAGTTCGGTGAAGAAGCTGGCCCTTACTCAATCTATGGCTATGTTCAGGGGCAGATTCTAGAAGAAGTTATTAAGACTGCGAAGGGCTTTAGCCGCGAAGAGATGAATGCTGCTCTTCATGGGGTCAAAGTGAAAACAGTTGTGGGTGATCTTGAATTCGACGATATCGGCGAACTGAAAGTCGCGCCATCCTATATCTACCAGGTAGAGGGTAAGGACTTTACGCTCAAAGGGTCGAACTAA